The following proteins are encoded in a genomic region of Oreochromis aureus strain Israel breed Guangdong linkage group 8, ZZ_aureus, whole genome shotgun sequence:
- the decr2 gene encoding peroxisomal 2,4-dienoyl-CoA reductase [(3E)-enoyl-CoA-producing] isoform X2, whose translation MAESKRKAELLPEDVGTDDCLTSYTYIYSPDLLKDQVAFITGGGSGIGLRIAEIFMRHGCDTVIASRNLDKLNEAAKKLSAVSGRRCLPLCIDVRQPDSIMAAVDETLKEFGRVDILVNNAAGNFLCPATALSFNAFKTVLDIDTLGTFNTSKVVYEKWFKDHGGSIVNISATLGYRGQALQVHAGSAKAANDAMTKHLAVEWGPSGVRVNAVAPGPISGTEGYRRLGGPRGEAAGAFQSIPLQRAGNKTEMAHCALFLASRASSYTTGAILVADGGAWLTSANDFSMLLGIASSKSAKL comes from the exons ATGGCAGAGTCGAAAAGAAAGGCAGAGTTGCTGCCTGAAGATGTTGGCACGGATGACTGTCTGACTTCATACACTTACATCTACAGTCCGGATTTACTGAA AGACCAGGTTGCTTTTATCACAGGTGGAGGATCTGGAATCGGTCTGCGCATAGCTGAAATCTTCATGAG GCATGGCTGTGACACAGTGATTGCCAGCAGGAACTTAGACAAGCTCAATGAG GCTGCTAAAAAGCTGTCAGCTGTGTCAGGGCGGCGCTGTCTTCCACTGTGTATCGACGTGAGGCAGCCCGACAGCATCATGGCTGCTGTGGATGAGACCCTGAAAGAGTTTGGCCGTGTGGACATCCTTGTTAACA ATGCTGCTGGGAACTTCCTCTGCCCTGCTACCGCACTCTCCTTCAATGCCTTCAAGACCGTTCTGGATATAGACACTTTGGGTACATTCAACACCAGCAAGGTGGTTTATGAGAAGTGGTTCAAG GATCATGGTGGCAGCATAGTCAACATTTCTGCAACGCTTGGATACAGAGGACAGGCCCTGCAGGTGCACGCTGGCTCTGCCAAAGCGGCAAATG ATGCCATGACCAAGCACCTGGCTGTGGAGTGGGGGCCCAGTGGAGTGAGAGTCAATGCTGTGGCTCCAGGTCCTATCTCTGGGACAGAGGGCTACCGCAGGCTGG GTGGTCCTAGAGGGGAAGCTGCTGGTGCTTTCCAGTCCATTCCTTTGCAGCGAGCTGGCAACAAGACAGAAATGGCCCACTGCGCTCTCTTCCTGGCCAGCCGGGCGTCGTCTTACACGACTGGAGCCATCCTGGTGGCGGATGGCGGGGCCTGGCTGACCTCAGCCAACGATTTCTCCATGCTGTTGGGTATAGCTTCCTCTAAATCTGCTAAACTCTGA
- the LOC116319932 gene encoding retinol dehydrogenase 13: MSRYILPVSVFGTVFGCAVLLKDRVTGGRCPSKATINEKTVVITGANTGIGKETARELARRGGRIIMGCRDMEKCEAAAKEIRGKTLNPHVYARRLDLASVESIREFAERIKQEEPRVDILINNAGVMRCPQWKTDDGFDMQFGVNHLGHFLLTNLLLDKLKESAPSRVINLASLAHIVGKLDFEDLNWERKKFDTKQAYCQSKLANVLFTRELAKRLQGTGVTVNAVHPGVVATELGRHTGLHQSQFSSSLLSPFFSLLVKSPEHGAQPSVYLAVSEELEGVTGRYYDVMTEKEPAPQALDDEAACRLWEVSSRLVGLEHEGQPSVSNPSAEGQNKAAQTNPAQTLGQNVGPAVSTVGL, encoded by the exons ATGAGCAGATATATTTTACCCGTGTCTGTCTTTGGAACAGTATTTGGATGCGCTGTGTTACTGAA AGACCGTGTGACTGGAGGCCGGTGTCCTAGTAAGGCTACCATTAATGAAAAGACAGTGGTTATAACAGGAGCTAACACAGGCATTGGGAAAGAGACTGCCCGAGAACTGGCTAGAAGAG GGGGTCGAATTATTATGGGATGTCGCGATATGGAGAAGTGCGAAGCAGCTGCAAAGGAAATTCGGGGGAAAACCCTGAATCCTCACGTTTATGCACGTCGCCTCGACCTGGCCTCCGTGGAGTCAATCCGAGAGTTTGCAGAGAGGATCAAACAAG AGGAGCCACGCGTGGACATACTGATAAACAATGCCGGGGTCATGAGGTGTCCACAGTGGAAGACTGACGACGGCTTTGACATGCAGTTTGGAGTGAATCACTTAG GCCACTTCTTATTGACGAATCTTCTGCTGGATAAGTTGAAAGAGTCCGCCCCCAGCAGAGTGATCAACCTGGCCTCTCTCGCCCACATTGTTGGAAAGCTTGACTTTGAGGACTTGAACTGGGAGAGAAAGAAGTTTGATACCAAGCAGGCGTACTGTCAGAGCAAGCTTGCCAATGTTCTGTTCACCAGAGAGCTCGCCAAGCGATTACAAG GCACAGGAGTCACAGTGAATGCGGTGCACCCGGGAGTTGTTGCCACGGAGCTCGGGAGGCACACTGGCCTCCACCAATCACAGTTCTCGAGCTCTCTGCTCA GTCCCTTTTTCTCATTGTTGGTGAAAAGCCCAGAACACGGGGCCCAGCCCAGCGTCTACCTGGCCGTGTCTGAGGAGCTGGAGGGGGTGACGGGGCGGTACTATGATGTGATGACCGAAAAGGAACCAGCGCCCCAGGCCCTGGACGATGAGGCAGCTTGTAGGCTGTGGGAGGTCAGCAGCAGGCTGGTGGGTCTGGAGCACGAAGGACAGCCCAGCGTGTCAAACCCATCAGCGGAAGGCCAGAACAAAGCTGCACAGACAAACCCAGCGCAGACACTCGGGCAGAATGTAGGACCAGCTGTCAGCACTGTAGGCCTATAG
- the decr2 gene encoding peroxisomal 2,4-dienoyl-CoA reductase [(3E)-enoyl-CoA-producing] isoform X1, with product MAESKRKAELLPEDVGTDDCLTSYTYIYSPDLLKDQVAFITGGGSGIGLRIAEIFMRHGCDTVIASRNLDKLNEAAKKLSAVSGRRCLPLCIDVRQPDSIMAAVDETLKEFGRVDILVNNAAGNFLCPATALSFNAFKTVLDIDTLGTFNTSKVVYEKWFKDHGGSIVNISATLGYRGQALQVHAGSAKAANDAMTKHLAVEWGPSGVRVNAVAPGPISGTEGYRRLGGPRGEAAGAFQSIPLQRAGNKTEMAHCALFLASRASSYTTGAILVADGGAWLTSANDFSMLLGYWSTEQKRDK from the exons ATGGCAGAGTCGAAAAGAAAGGCAGAGTTGCTGCCTGAAGATGTTGGCACGGATGACTGTCTGACTTCATACACTTACATCTACAGTCCGGATTTACTGAA AGACCAGGTTGCTTTTATCACAGGTGGAGGATCTGGAATCGGTCTGCGCATAGCTGAAATCTTCATGAG GCATGGCTGTGACACAGTGATTGCCAGCAGGAACTTAGACAAGCTCAATGAG GCTGCTAAAAAGCTGTCAGCTGTGTCAGGGCGGCGCTGTCTTCCACTGTGTATCGACGTGAGGCAGCCCGACAGCATCATGGCTGCTGTGGATGAGACCCTGAAAGAGTTTGGCCGTGTGGACATCCTTGTTAACA ATGCTGCTGGGAACTTCCTCTGCCCTGCTACCGCACTCTCCTTCAATGCCTTCAAGACCGTTCTGGATATAGACACTTTGGGTACATTCAACACCAGCAAGGTGGTTTATGAGAAGTGGTTCAAG GATCATGGTGGCAGCATAGTCAACATTTCTGCAACGCTTGGATACAGAGGACAGGCCCTGCAGGTGCACGCTGGCTCTGCCAAAGCGGCAAATG ATGCCATGACCAAGCACCTGGCTGTGGAGTGGGGGCCCAGTGGAGTGAGAGTCAATGCTGTGGCTCCAGGTCCTATCTCTGGGACAGAGGGCTACCGCAGGCTGG GTGGTCCTAGAGGGGAAGCTGCTGGTGCTTTCCAGTCCATTCCTTTGCAGCGAGCTGGCAACAAGACAGAAATGGCCCACTGCGCTCTCTTCCTGGCCAGCCGGGCGTCGTCTTACACGACTGGAGCCATCCTGGTGGCGGATGGCGGGGCCTGGCTGACCTCAGCCAACGATTTCTCCATGCTGTTGG GTTATTGGTCAACTGAACAGAAAAGAGACAAGTAA
- the si:ch211-183d21.3 gene encoding serine/threonine-protein kinase SBK1 gives MQDHGGERQVASSLPHSVKASLSLSPSGPGRVGSGGGSPTSKMGYCGGVPVEDMQALAITSLSAADVAKQYEHIRELGKGTYGKVDLVVHRTQGTKMALKFVTKNKTKLKSFLREYSLTGSLSCSPFIIKVLDVLFETEDSYVFGQEYAPAGDLFDIIPPQVGLPEEMVKRCMQQLGLALDFMHSKNLVHRDVKPENVLLFDRECRRIKLADFGMTRRVGCRVKRVSGTIPYTAPEVCRANRSEGFLVTTSLDVWAFGVLVFCMLTGNFPWEAAMPADAFYEEFRRWQKAGCPVGTYPSQWRRFTDDALRMFQRLLAAEPEKRCGVKDVFCFVKYELVSELRRRASCRAKRGERSSSGVCTGSCTSSTSTSSRSSHRHPEPSTPPGTSCLRPAPLKRSVLSDPLSPREESGQHQSPGRDKNKSQMVMATAIEICV, from the exons ATGCAGGACcatggaggagagagacaggTCGCCAGCAG TCTGCCCCACAGCGTCAAGGCGAGCCTGTCTCTTTCTCCGTCTGGGCCGGGGCGGGTGGGCAGCGGCGGAGGCTCCCCTACGTCAAAAATGGGCTACTGCGGAGGGGTGCCCGTGGAGGACATGCAGGCCCTGGCCATCACCTCTCTATCAGCCGCAGACGTAGCCAAACAGTACGAGCACATCCGCGAGCTGGGGAAGGGCACCTATGGAAAGGTGGACCTGGTGGTGCACAGGACGCAGG gcACCAAAATGGCGCTGAAGTTTGTTACCAAGAACAAGACAAAGCTGAAAAGTTTCCTGCGGGAATACAGCCTAACAGGCTCACTTAGCTGCAGTCCTTTTATCATCAAAGTCCTGGACGTGCTTTTTGAAACGGAGGACAGCTACGTGTTTGGACAAGAGTATGCCCCCGCCGGGGACCTTTTCGACATCATACCCCCACAG GTGGGTCTTCCAGAAGAAATGGTCAAACGCTGCATGCAGCAGCTGGGGTTGGCCCTGGACTTTATGCACAGTAAAAACCTGGTGCACCGCGACGTCAAACCCGAGAACGTGCTCCTGTTTGACCGCGAGTGCCGCCGCATCAAGCTGGCTGACTTTGGCATGACCCGACGCGTGGGCTGCCGTGTGAAACGGGTGAGCGGCACCATCCCCTACACGGCTCCGGAGGTTTGCCGCGCTAACCGGTCAGAGGGTTTTTTGGTGACCACCAGCCTGGATGTGTGGGCGTTTGGCGTGCTGGTGTTCTGTATGCTGACGGGCAACTTCCCCTGGGAGGCAGCTATGCCCGCCGACGCCTTCTACGAGGAGTTCCGACGCTGGCAGAAAGCGGGGTGTCCCGTGGGAACTTACCCGTCTCAGTGGCGCCGCTTCACCGACGATGCTCTGCGCATGTTTCAGAGGCTGCTCGCTGCTGAGCCGGAAAAACGCTGCGGCGTCAAGGACGTCTTCTGTTTTGTCAAGTACGAGCTGGTCAGCGAGCTCAGGCGCAGAGCGTCTTGCCGAGCCAAGAGAGGTGAGAGGTCAAGCTCTGGAGTGTGCACTGGCAGCTGCACCTCTTCTACGTCCACTTCTTCGCGTTCCTCCCACAGACACCCCGAGCCTTCCACGCCTCCGGGAACATCCTGCCTGCGCCCGGCTCCCCTCAAACGGAGCGTCCTCTCCGACCCGTTGTCTCCCAGAGAGGAGTCCGGACAGCACCAGTCTCCGGGGAGAGACAAGAACAAAAGCCAGATGGTGATGGCGACGGCCATAGAAATCTGTGTGTGA
- the LOC120441517 gene encoding rab11 family-interacting protein 3-like codes for MEPTVVSGPLGHTQWEPEQPFPLGFETLDSDNAGVPCQNKSEQTGLDFRNGDQDNISQQSQKEKDLVDNHLNVSNLSFGDLQFEGDHTTISQTFLHSTHIKDLSCTEKTEGLDEIDCTLSWLFSPNFADVIGKNSAQKELTLKRDSPLEDLEVLSSQVALITLSVPSSPVKTDTGDPFLLVDLSNEHSAPSSESSGKLNPQGVSEELVKVPCKEQADLPPLQSRETLSPEIGDKGLFPDQVTDLPVTSSATLQGLPENCLLHNTHSTPLECFEGSVPLLDLDVPDFDSSLSLWPASAASVIYTGTPLDVSPEESEVVHEEAAVIRNLTLEQQGENDLLALGLLNEPSSLTLPLAEDAIIQGDLSSQSSSVENAPKDLMEEKICSEVKNQGNEAMALDPCLTVEEVHDDESWDLKPQEGVRNESSPAAEERLADTTQLQGSGCDEVASFDFSVQDLNTTSSEPEWTSEQAVETISLSNMVVDDSLPMVSSVSAGEEDVSPLKAVFDALDQDGDGFVRIEEFMEFAAAYGADQVKDLTKFLDPSGLGVISFEDLPGWNLADSN; via the exons ATGGAGCCGACAGTTGTGTCTGGGCCTTTGGGGCACACGCAGTGGGAGCCAGAGCAGCCATTTCCTCTTGGATTTGAAACACTGGATTCAGACAATGCAGGTGTGCCCTGTCAAAACAAGAGTGAACAGACGGGTTTGGACTTCAGGAATGGCGACCAGGACAACATATCCCAACAGAGTCAGAAGGAAAAGGATTTAGTAGACAACCACCTGAATGTCTCAAATCTTTCTTTTGGAGATTTGCAATTTGAGGGAGACCACACCACTATCTCCCAAACCTTTCTCCACAGTACTCACATTAAGGATTTGTCTTGCACAGAAAAAACAGAGGGACTTGATGAAATTGACTGCACATTGTCCTGGCTATTTTCTCCCAACTTTGCTGATGTGATTGGAAAAAACTCTGCCCAAAAGGAGCTGACTCTTAAACGGGATTCCCCTCTGGAGGACTTAGAAGTCCTCAGTAGTCAGGTTGCGCTAATAACCCTCAGCGTGCCATCATCTCCAGTGAAGACTGATACAGGGGATCCATTTTTGCTAGTAGATCTCTCAAATGAACATTCTGCTCCCAGCTCAGAGTCTTCAGGCAAGTTAAACCCACAGGGTGTCAGTGAGGAGCTGGTAAAGGTGCCATGTAAGGAGCAGGCCGACCTCCCTCCCTTACAGAGCAGGGAGACTTTGTCACCTGAAATTGGAGACAAAGGTTTATTCCCTGATCAAGTGACCGATCTGCCTGTAACCAGTAGCGCTACCCTACAAGGTTTACCTGAGAACTGCCTCCTTCataacacacacagcacaccgCTGGAGTGTTTTGAAGGATCTGTGCCTTTGTTGGATTTAGACGTTCCAGATTTTGACAGCAGCCTAAGCCTGTGGCCTGCCAGTGCTGCCTCTGTTATCTACACAGGAACTCCATTAGATGTATCACCAGAGGAGTCAGAAGTGGTACATGAAGAAGCTGCTGTTATTAGAAATCTTACTTTGGAGCAACAAGGTGAGAATGACCTGCTTGCTCTGGGTTTATTAAACGAACCTTCATCACTGACACTGCCTCTGGCTGAAGATGCCATCATCCAGGGTGATCTCAGCAGTCAGAGTTCCTCTGTGGAAAACGCGCCTAAGGATTTGATGGAAGAAAAAATCTGTTCTGAAGTAAAAAATCAGGGGAATGAGGCAATGGCTTTGGATCCGTGCTTGACTGTTGAAGAGGTCCACGATGACGAATCTTGGGACTTGAAACCCCAGGAGGGTGTGCGGAATGAAAGCAGTCCAGCAGCTGAGGAGAGGCTGGCCGACACTACACAGCTCCAGGGTTCAGGCTGTGACGAAGTGGCCTCTTTTGATTTTTCAGTTCAGGATTTAAATACAACTTCTTCTGAGCCTGAATGGACTAGTGAGCAGGCCGTGGAGACGATCTCCCTCTCCAACATGGTGGTAGATGACTCACTGCCGATGGTCTCATCTGTGAGCGCGGGGGAGGAAGATGTCTCCCCTCTGAAAGCTGTGTTCGATGCTTTAGACCAAGATGGTGATGGGTTCGTCCGCATTGAGGAGTTCATGGAGTTCGCCGCCGCCTATGGGGCCGATCAG GTGAAGGATCTGACCAAGTTTTTGGATCCAAGTGGGCTCGGTGTCATCAGCTTTGAAGATTTGCCAGGGTGGAATCTTGCTGATAGCAATTAA